The genomic window AGTACATACCTTGACCATAAAGGTGAAATGATCCTCCCCCAAGGATCCTTAACTATTTAAAAGCCTAGAGTGGATATGATGATTTGCTGTAGTATTTGTCTTGAAGCAATCAGAATCAAAGATCTATGCCTTGAGTGCTAACCTCCCTCTGTTGATATTCTATAGCGGCACAACCACAGTGTCTCTCCTCTGTTTCTTGATCTGTGGTCCAACAAAGCTGCAGAGTTTATCCTTGAGATTGATTGTGGTGTGAAAAGTGGgtccctctagatgttgtgaACTTCCCAGAATCCCGACCAACTCAAATCTGGGGTTTAAGTATAGTTTTGGACCAACATAACTCTTTGGGGAGAGGCAGGATCTTCCTGACTGTTATACCTCATTTATTCATTGTACTATTTTTTATTCCTACAAGTTACTGTCTGTTTACCAAGTTTGAAGTTGGAAGGACATGACCCTAGTGAGACATGACTGTTGATTGTATGTTTCCTGAATCATTACTTTACCTTTGGAGAAAGATGGCGCTATGCTGAAACCAATTATTTCTTACAGGAAATGGCAATTAATGTTTTCTGGTAACACAGGATTGTGTGTGCTGACCATTACATTAAGTATTAGGTCAGGATATTTACTCACATTTTCTAGGTCATATTTAAGTTAAGGAACAGCAACAGGGTCAGAATGGGGGCCTCTTCTTGTATGAAGTTATGCCAACTGCAGTGATACCATGATCAACAGAAATAAACCGTAGAAAAAGTTCAGATTGGCATCCTTCGTTAGAATGCATCCATAAAAACAAGAGTCTGTCCAGTTATCATATTTTCCTCTAGGCTGAACAGGCAAAGTGGCAGCTTAATCAACCTCCAAGAGTTGTAGCAGGAGCTCTTGAAATCCACAAATAAGGCCATTTTCAAAACATATCTAGCAATGGTATAATTAGTGCAAGGGTTTGTTTTTGAATGTCTGCTGTTGTTTCATGGTATAAACCCCTACACACACTCAAGAGATACGTTTTTATTTGTTTAGGAACAAATCCTTGAGTCACATCTAGCTAGTGACTCCCCTCTCAAGATAACCCTCAGCCTCAGAAAAGTAGGTGATAAGGAAAAAGatcctctcccctttcctcctagCAGTCTTTTTTGCTGAAAATAGCCCACCTACCCACAACTACTATTTTCCATCCCATCTCCCAAAGGAAAAAGATATGGGCACTATATATTTTCTTCCATAGGAGAAATCTTAAACTCCTGAGATGGAGAACagcattttttaggaaggaaaaagacCCAAcccctgtacagtcgtaccttggttctcaaacgccttgtgaCTCCTGAaaagccacaaacccagaagtgagtgaagttttgtgaattttttttggaagctgaatgtccgacactgcttccgcttgagtgcaggaagctcctgcagccaatcggaagccatgccttggtttttgaacgttttcagaagtcaaacggacttctggagcGCATTCCGTttcaaaaccaaggtacgactgtacttgtcTTCTGAAGCACGTAACACGCACATCCATGAGGAAAACAACACGTAGCCAAACATCATTTGTGTATGTAGCTTAGCCTTCTCGCAGGATATATTTTTATAGCTTTGAACTGGAAAGGCTTGGTCCAAGTGGCACACTTCCGCTCATTTTACCTGCGGAGCTCTAAGGAGCAGGGCCTAGGAACTTCTTTTGGTCCCAACAACTTACTCAAGCAGAGTCAGCATTCAGTGTTAATAGGCACCATGGAATTCCAAGTCTACTCTGATATGTTCCAGCTTAGGCCTTCTTACCTGCTCCTGTACGAAGCCTGCTAGACTTAATTTTTCCCTCTTGATTCCACTAAGCTTTAGGTTCATTTGGCTACCtccaaacagataaaacaaatatacTGAGCTGAACCAGCAAGGTTTTTGAGCTGCACACACTAGCTTTAGGAGTGAAAAGATTCTACTTAATACTTCCAATTGAATATTGTAACAGATACTGCTtgaattccctttaaaaaacgGCAGTTGCAGTTAAGAACTTTAGTTGCCAAGAGTTGGCAAGGGCTTCCGAATCGCCTACATTACAAGTTATTTGGCTCCATCTGGTGACCAGGATAGGCTTTGCAGCTCATCTTCGAGTTATGACCAAATttgcttctacagtggtaccttggttctcaaaattaatcccttccagaagtccgttccaaaaccaaagcattccaaaaccaaggtgtgttttcccatagaaagtaatgcaaaatggattaatccattccagccttttaaaaacaacccctaaaacagcaatttaacatgaattttactatctaacgaaaccattgatccataaaatgaaagcaataaacaatgtactgcagtcacacaatcaatcagtagctgaactgggttccacacagtcacaaaaacaaacaaaaaagccacaaaaatgcaaaatagcaaaaacagacagacctcagcgtaacactaaaaatggaagtgtggcactcaattTGGAAGCATAACATACAAAacagcatgttcggcttccgaaaaaagttcacaaaccggaacacttacttccgggtttgcagtgcttgggttccaagttgtttgagagccaaggtgccactgtatacgGTAGGTATTTCCAGCGGGGAACATGTCATCGTCCTAGAGTAAAAGCATCAACTGGACTATTGCCCACAGTAGGATTTAGGAATCTTCCCAATTGTGCcaaatttacgtataagctaaagaagctatagcttagggccccaatctcttggaggcccccaaaaaatttaaaggaaaaaaacaactggatgtacatttccaaaatataagataaaaaaaacaaataaaataaaacctacatacagcaacagtgttttgtaggctcctatttgttatgtgcaaatggctttagatacctattgggtccataaaattaccatatattcaacacaaaaaacagcaacaatttgtttttgacaaaggacagctggacatataaagggccccattaccttcagtagcttagggcctcatcaaacctaaatccgtccCTGTCCCAATACAATACAGGCTGCCATGGCTCAGGGCCATGGCTGTGCCAAAAAACACCTTCACACCATTTCACTGCTTGTCCTGGGGTCCCTTGCGCTGGTACTTCTAGTTTGAATGAAACCTGTGCAAGATACTAAGCCTTTAAGGTGACACACATTCAAAGACCGCCTGTGAATAGGCAGTTTTCTAAGGCTATGCCTGCATCCAAGGGATTAAGCTGGCTTCCCCCATCCTGTACTGAAGGGTCGTCTTTGCTATTTGTAGATAGATCATAGGGTGACATCCAATGTCAAGTCATGCTCAGAGCAGACTCTCTGAAGTCAATGCAAAGTAGCATcagcccatttatttcaatgggtctaactcCAGGTATGAAGCAGCTTGATATCACTCCTAGTATTTTCCAAACAATTTGAGTGGAATTCGCCTAATGCATCTCATaagcagaagccctgcacaagggctCTCACAATATTGgttttcctgctgctcctcttGAAACCAGTTCTGGGGGGCAGGGCGTGGAGAGAGCATAGGTATAGCCCATCtagttagttgttgttgttcagtcgttcagtcgtgtccgactcttcgtgaccccatggaccagagtacgccaggcacgcctatccttcactgcctctcgcagtttggccaaactcatgttagtagcttcgagaacactgtccaaccatctcatcctctgtcgtccctttctccttgtgccctccatctttcccaacatcagggtcttttctagggattcttctcttctcatgaggtggccaaagtactggagcctcaacttcaggatctgtccttctagtgagtactcagggctgatttctttgagaatggataggtttgatcttcttgcagtccacgggactctcaagagtctcctccagcaccataggagACTCTCATctagttagagtgtggtgctaataaCACCACGGTTGCAGATTCGACAGcttcatatttctgcattgcagggaattggactacaTGGTCATCAGCATCccttacaattccatgattctacaaaACTCCCAGAAGAGTGCATAGGGGAAggggactgatccagcagggaagCTGAAATGCTCGTGCTGGTGACGTTTCGTTTCGTTGAATTCCCCTCCAGTGCTTTATACTACATTATTTGTACAGGGGCTATTGAAGGTGtagggacactggtggcgctgtggtctaaaccactgagcctcttgggcttgccgatcagaaggttggcggttcaaatccccatgatggggtgagctcccgttgctcggtcccagcttctgcccacctagcagtttgaaaacacgtcaaagtgcaagtagataaataggtactcccCTCCAGTGCTTTATACTACATTATTTGTACAGGGGCTATTGAAGGTGtagggacactggtggcgctgtggtctaaaccactgagcctcttgggcttgccgatcagaagattggcagttcaaatccctgtgatggggcgagctcccgttgctcggtcccagcttctgccaacctagcagttcgaaagcacgtcaaagttcaagtagataaataggtactgctccggtgggaaggtaaaccagcgtttctgtgcgctgctctggttcgccagaagtggcttagtcatgctggccacatgacccggaaaaactgtctgcggacaaacgccggctccctcggcctgtaaagcgagatgagcgccgcaaccccagtcatctgcgactggacttaactgtcaggggtcctttgcctttttattgAAGGTGTGCCCCACATTGGCTGCATTGTTCAATTACAGTTAAGTGCGGCATCATTCTGCTTGGCACCTACAAGTTTTATAAGCTGCATACAGACAACAATTATTTGCAATGCACTTCCAATCTTCCATCAAGAACAAGGCTCCTTAGCCTTCGCAGATGGAACTCGCCACTTTTCTGACCAGTGGAGTGTCCCACTGTTTGTTCATGCACGAGATGGGCAAGAGACTTGGGATTGTGAAGCAATGTCTGCCCCAGCACTGGAAGCACTTGAGCAGCTCTTAATGACTGGCCATGGGACAAAGAGGGGAAGCGCCTGGGACACCAGCTAAAAGCAGTCTGTGGTTGGCTTCAGATATTTCAACAGTATCCTGCCATCCTTGCTGGAGAGCCAGACAGACCAGCCTCTATACTAGTGGTCCTCTATACAACTTGAGCAGGTACCATGCACAGTAATGGGACTCCTCCTGATACGAGATCCACGAGACTACCAACAAGTGAATTTGATAGTGTTTATTATACAAACCATTAGAAGTAAATTTTCACAGCTATTAATTATAGAAAGTGGCATCAAGTCTTGGCACTGCCATACTGTGTAACACAGTTTAAGTTAGTAGAGTAAGGCATGATTCCATTTAAAGGCATGCAGGAAAGGGGTTTATTGCATTCCATATTTTCCCTTCAGCTCTTCCACTTTTTTAATATATGCTTTCATTGCGTCTTCTTTGGACATTCCTGAAAGAGAAAAAGGATTATGCATGTGAGCAGAGATAAAACATGTAGTGTTCAATCCATGCTAGATCTATGGTatcagcctccctccctcaccctagTCACCTAAGCAAGGACTCCTCTGTGTCCATTTGTTACCTAACCGTACGGTAGGTTAACCTTTACTTCAGTGGCCTGTGAACACGAATAGTCAATTCAGCCTAAAAGATGGCCCAGCTGTATGTTGAAACTGGATTAAGTGGTGAAGATCATGATCCCTTAAAATGGACaaggtggggaaaggaaagcaacAAACAACCTTGACTCCCATGTACACCTTACAAGTTATGTGTTTTGGCCGAAGGAATCTCCTAGTTTCTCAGGTAAAGAGCTGCCAATCGATGAAAGAAGACTATTGGCAATTCCAAAAGGTGCTGAAACAGCCTGCTAGGAGGAGTTTCAACACAGATGCAACCCACCTCCCTCACTGAATCCATTGACACCAGCAATCTATGTGCATGTGGGCACATGAAATAGCCGCGGTATAGCCAGCTTTTGCGACACTGAAACTAAGGGCTTAAAGCATGGCCATAAAGCTGAAGGAATGAACTTCTAGAGTTAAGGCAAGTAATGTTGTTCTATGGGTGAGATTAAGTTGAGTCAGCCATCCCAATGATTTGATAGCAATTGAGTTGTATTTGCTGTCGCACTCAAGGCTTACCTTTCAAGGAATTCCAGGCGTCCCACTTGGCCTTGCCTTTGAAATCAAGCATCCCAGGACGGTCTGAAAGAAGTGACATTTTAACATAGTAATGCAACATCCTTGCTTTCCCCCACAGTACAAGAGATCGCTTTAGGTATACGAACAAAGGCAAACTGCATGAACTTGCAGGTGCAACTTCTTAAAAATAAAGATGATCACGACCCTGACCAGTCAGTCTTATTTAAGTTTCCCATTTAGATTTAAGAGGCAACAGCATGGTTGGGGTATAGATTTTGGCATCCCTTTGTTacttattatttttgtttgttttttgcagcctAGAAACAGAAGTTTAGTCCTGCTTGTTAAAAAGCTTTAAGCATGCCAGATATTTACTTCCTGCACGTTTCTGTTCATTGTTTAGTAAGCTGTTTGTTAACTCCGAGTTTCCATCAGGATAGATCACATTTTGCTGTATGCAGattctttttgtttttctaaagttGATATCCAATCTAGAGGTACTTCCTTGAAAGCCGCGGAAGAATGATAGCAAAGCTGCTGCCTCTCAACTTTTGAAGGACAGCTTTAATCCAAGGATTGTTCAATCAACATGGCATGTTTGTTCCTGGATGAAGGGTATTTACTAATCATTGTTCAAAATGATTTCGCATACATGGTTTAATGTGCAACCTAAAAGCCAACTCTCATTCTCGGAACCAGGATAACCAAGTGCTGAGACAGCAAAATAAGCACTGCATTGCCCACAATGGAGCCCCCTGAACAAAGATGAGCAAGTTTCCTTTGGATCACCTAACTCAACTAACACATCAACAGAAGTACCTGCATATTTGTTCTTCCATAAGGTAGGAAGCCTGTGTTGCCAAGTTAGGCAACCTAGATTTTAAGACAAATATGCCGATACTGGCTACACCTATCAGAAACTGACTCATCAATTCACAACCAATTTTAATGGTAGGCAACTTGCTCAGTCTCATGCAGGTGGCAATACCCTGTAGTTTGACATCAGGGAATCACCCTacattttcatgcaaattgcATGCCATGTGTGTTGCAATTGAATATTCCATttggaaataaagaaaagaaaagatacgatctctctctctctatatatatccaAGGACACTTAAGACAACCATTCACTGGGACAGAAAATGCACAGAACATCACAGGAGCAAGCTCTGGTACTTGGGGCTCACTTTGGGACCACTGCTGCCATATCGGTTGTTCTACCTCCATCTACAAGGAGGATCCTTTTCAGCAATAAGGAAGACAATATTCTGGCACTCTCTTCTTCCCTGATCTACCCAACTAGCCACTCTATGGTACACAGAGATACAGGCGCAGATTCCATTGTGGAAATGTTCACCTGGAACAGATGGCCTCTTCCTTTTGGTTCCAAGCGATTCTGTTTTTTTGCTAACTGATCACAATCTCCATCGTACCAtgttattttgcatttatatagTGAACATCAAGCATCTGAATAAGTTCACATATATTTCCAGTAACCCTTATACAGCCACCCTGTATGAAAAGAGACAGCATCCTCCAAAGGATCGACTTCTCATCTGGCTTCCGGTTAACCATTTGTGCCTTGGCCTGGTGTAGTGGCTACCGTACCAGAGCAGCCTTTGTTTCCTTGGCAATTTATTGAACACCAGCATTTGGTCTAGTAGGTTTGTCCGTACTTGACTGCTGTTTTAGAAGGACTTGCCTGAAGGCCCAGGATGGTCAAATATTGCCTTTTGACCTACTTTCCATGCCTGTGCTTTAGGAGTGGCTGGAGAGGGGTGGGGCATACATAAACGAATGTATTGTCCTCAAGTTCTACGACGAGTATTTCAGAGtgaattgcatgcaaacacagcaCTGTCATTTTTACCCCAGGATTGGCAATGGGGCTATTCAAGAAAACCAGCTGCTTGTGAGGTCCTGGGTGACCTTTAGCTCTAGTTGGCACTGTCATCCCAGAGGGAAGCTAAGCTACTGCCTGACCCTTGCACTACTGGCAATGGAAGCGGAGGCAATTAGCAAAGAGTTTCAGAAACCCCTCCTGCAGCATGTCCCATCAGTAACCACACTGTTGCAGCATAATCAAATCAGGGGCACTCACGTCAGTCTTCTGGTTGGTCCCATTATCAAGAACCAGTATGCTATCCTTTATTCATCTACCAAGCCTCTCTGCCCTCCCCAtccttcaaaacacacacaagctaCAGAAAGAGCAGAATCATGCCCAGACTTTCCATCCAGTTTTACGTACTGAAACTGGACTCCTTTTTTAGCTAACTTCCCTGCATTTGGAGTTACCCAATAGGCTGAACCACCAAGTAGGTTGGTAGATCAGGGTACCAGCTGTGGCAACAAGAATGGCCTCCAAGAGCAACGAGTCATTCTCGTGATCAGTACAAAAGTTGTGTTTGCATGACGCTCTCGCACCAATGTTTAAACAAAACCAAAGTTAAAGGAAGCAGACATACAAGGGCTTTAACTTCCCAAGCATCTTTAGGGCTCTTCTGAATAGTTGTTTGTAGCAAACCCCAACCCGATTTCAGCTACTTATTGATATTCCTGCAAAGGATATCTAAATATTAAACCTCCCCCTGCCCTGGCCTCAAACAGTGCTACCCAGTGCAATGTGTAGACTCTACAGGTGTACTTTTAGTTGTAAGATACCAAATGGGTGCTTCTGTCCTCCACTAGCAAATCCGATAGTTTCACCTTCCTCTTGAAAGATGAAACCCAAGCGTAATACTAGGCTGTTATGCGACCCCTAGTCTAGCTGTGCAATAGTCTGCTATCTCAGCTCCAGCCAACTAAAAGAGGCCCAACCTATCCTTTTGGAATTCACTTTCTGAAAACTGGTCCAATAGGATACTTGGGAGTGCCAACATGGTAACACATCCAAAGCAGCAGACACATTCATATCCTGCTTAACTGTTGTACTGCAATACTGGGCAAGGGTTGTGGAGTTGTGAAGGGGGGTAAAGAGGATCTGGTTGTAGCTTCTAAAGGCACTCGCTCAAACTCATAGCAAGTTCCACTGGAACAGAGTTTACAGTTGCCATTCTCACATGCAGCAGTTTCACGAGTTCTATGCCAAGGACCCTCACAgaaaaggaattttgttttgagtTGTGTGCAAATCAGAGCAAGCTTTGTCCCAAGTATCTTTCAGAGCTGCAAGTGCTCCTAGCCCAAAGCTCTTGAGAGTCAGTTGGACTAGGACACCAATAAGTTAAGCAATGCCCTGAACTACTGGATTGGGTAAATTGCTTCACTTAGAACATGGAATCTCTGCAAGAATCAGACAACACATCCTGACTAGGCCTTTGCAATGAAGAACATTTCTGCAGGCACTATTGCAAGTTACATCCCACTTGAAGTTTCTACTGTTTCATAAGCATCAGCTAAATCCGGCTAGTCAAAGTGGAATCCAAGTTCCCACTGCATCCCCATGCTGCTTGACCCCAAACACAGAAGTATGCGAGGTATTGCATATTTCAAAAGCGCTGCTGTAGCAGAAGTTACCAGTGATGGTCACCTCAATAGGGAGACTTGATGTGAAATAATGTACCTGAAACTAGAGTTATGATTGCTGCAATATTACTTTTTAATCCACTTATGAAATCTATGGACATTGCAGGACTTGCTGTGGCTCCATGCTATCAATGCAAGCAGTAGAAACGGACGCTTTTAACTATTTATGGTATGAAGCAGATTTTGAAAGAGGTTATAAGCAGCTAGGTAAGTTGCTTGCTATTACAAGTTGCTTTCAAGCAAATGAGCAAGTCTGAAATGAAAGGCAAGTTGATCTCATTGCAAGGCTGTCCCGGGCATTTAAGGAGCTCTGTACTGAGGGAGTGCATTTACTGTCAAGTGTTACTTGCAGTTAATATACCCAGATTTAACTTACGATGTTCATTTGGACTCACAGCATATACGTAGAATATTTACCTACCTGGTGTGAGATGTTACATTTCAGTATATAGTATAGTTTATAGTTCTCACTGAGATAACTCAATAGATTAGGATGAAATAATTGCTCAATGAGCAACCCCAATGAGCAACCATTGCTCAATGACCAATCCCTAAGCATGGGTTTGAATATGGTATGAATTTAACTCATACCTGTGTTTACATCTCCAACTGTGGCCTGCTTGTAATGGCTGTAGATATCCAGCATTTCTTGATCTGTTGGTTGGGTCTTCAGCTTCTTGACTTCTTCTGCAGCTTTTTCAAACTCTGCCTATTTCAAATAAGGATTCAAATTAAGGGATTTATTGCTGTTCAATACACTTAATGTAGGCAAATGGTAATTCATCTAAATCAGAATAAATTTTAGCACCAAACTTTTTAGAGCTTCATGAACTGTGGTAACGTCCTTTACATGTTTACTTTGAAATAAGTCCCACCAGGTTAGTTGGACTTACTCCTAGACAAGCATGCATAAGATTCAAGGTGTGGGAATTTAGTTGGGCAAACAGTGTGGAGATTTGAAGCTTGATAATTATCCTGAGGGTGGAAGGTTGCAAAATGAGTCGCTTTACTAacacttgggagaaaagcagttcCAGCATGACATACGAGGGCTGCCCCCGATGTTGCCCAATTTCTTTTCAAGTTCAAGTTCCTGCAAGCCACTTTCACCAAGACATTGCACACACACCAAGTGCTGCCAGATACCTTGAGCGAGCTGCTCATGCCCTTGGCAGTGGAAGCCACAAGGGGCCATTATCTCCAGCTGCATGTGCATGCTTTTTCCCAGGCCCAACTTTGCAAGTTCTTTTGTCGCATCCACAGTCAGCATACTAAGGAATCTTTTCACACAAGAGCCTCACATACCATAGAAACTGAGGTTTTATCACCTATCCTTCAACCACTACATCAGTTAGGCAAAACTGCCTGTtacagctgaggggggggggtgggggagggagaggaagaggaagagagagagaaaagaaaaggctgccTGTACAGTATTAGCAATTCTAAACAAGAAGAACTCAGCTTCAA from Lacerta agilis isolate rLacAgi1 chromosome 1, rLacAgi1.pri, whole genome shotgun sequence includes these protein-coding regions:
- the DBI gene encoding acyl-CoA-binding protein codes for the protein MAQAEFEKAAEEVKKLKTQPTDQEMLDIYSHYKQATVGDVNTDRPGMLDFKGKAKWDAWNSLKGMSKEDAMKAYIKKVEELKGKYGMQ